The proteins below come from a single Benincasa hispida cultivar B227 unplaced genomic scaffold, ASM972705v1 Contig737, whole genome shotgun sequence genomic window:
- the LOC120069996 gene encoding protein GRAVITROPIC IN THE LIGHT 1 isoform X1, which produces MCIISGPPCYFPVDVMYTALEIAEVAMLLTEAKDNQLRESNSQKVHPQPMEEAMNQKPEAMEALISKLFVNISSLKSAYIQLQGAHTPYDPEKIQAADKLVISELKKLSELKHFYRENNPKPVCVSPQDSRLAAEIQEQQSLLKTYEVMVKKFQSEIQNKDSEILQLQQQIEEANQKKVKLEKNLKLRGLSMKESEGSADENGNFPVDLTPDLFMSAVEGAFKAIHDFSKPLINMMKAAGWDLDAAANSVESNVVYAKRAHKKYAFESHICQRMFCGFQHETFSIKADDLALTKEDFFRQFLSLKDMDPLDMLGQNPDSIFGKFCRSKYLLVVHPKMETSFFGNLDQRNHVAGGGHPRTPFYQVFLKLAKAIWLLHRLAYSFDPSVKVFQVKRGNEFSELYMDSVVKNLIIDENDPKPKVGLMVMPGFLIGGTIIQSRVYLSGVKVAE; this is translated from the exons ATGTGCATTATATCTGGACCTCCCTGTTATTTCCCAGTAGATGTCATGTACACTGCTTTGGAGATTGCAG AAGTAGCTATGCTATTGACTGAAGCAAAAGATAACCAACTCCGTGAGAGCAATAGCCAGAAGGTTCACCCACAACCCATGGAAGAGGCCATGAATCAGAAACCCGAAGCTATGGAAGCCCTTATATCAAAGCTTTTTGTTAACATTTCTTCCCTTAAGTCTGCTTATATCCAGCTCCAAGGTGCTCATACACCTTATGATCCTGAAAAGATTCAAGCCGCAGACAAACTTGTAATTTCTGAGCTGAAGAAACTATCTGAGCTCAAGCACTTTTATCGAGAAAACAATCCCAAACCAGTATGTGTTTCACCACAGGACTCACGCTTAGCTGCGGAGATCCAAGAACAACAAAGCCTTCTAAAAACCTATGAGGTTATGGTCAAGAAATTTCAGTCTGAAATTCAGAACAAAGATTCCGAGATTCTTCAGTTGCAGCAGCAGATTGAGGAAGCAAACCAGAAGAAGGTAAAACTGGAAAAGAACCTCAAGCTTCGAGGGCTATCAATGAAAGAATCAGAAGGTTCTGcagatgaaaatggaaatttccCTGTGGACTTGACCCCTGATCTGTTTATGTCAGCCGTGGAAGGCGCCTTTAAGGCAATTCACGATTTTTCCAAGCCTTTGATTAACATGATGAAAGCAGCTGGCTGGGACCTTGATGCTGCTGCTAACTCAGTTGAATCAAACGTCGTCTATGCAAAAAGAGCTCACAAGAAATATGCATTCGAGTCCCACATATGCCAGAGAATGTTTTGCGGCTTTCAGCATGAAACTTTCTCAATCAAAGCAGACGATCTTGCACTTACAAAAGAGGATTTCTTCCGGCAATTCCTTTCGTTGAAGGACATGGATCCATTAGACATGCTAGGCCAAAATCCAGATTCCATTTTTGGTAAATTTTGCAGGAGCAAATACCTACTAGTGGTTCACCCAAAGATGGAGACCTCATTCTTTGGAAATTTAGATCAGAGAAATCATGTGGCAGGAGGTGGACATCCAAGAACCCCTTTCTACCAGGTTTTTCTTAAATTGGCAAAGGCAATCTGGCTCCTACACAGGTTGGCTTATTCTTTTGATCCCAGTGTAAAGGTATTCCAGGTTAAAAGAGGAAACGAATTCTCCGAGCTATATATGGATAGCGTGGTAAAAAATTTGATCATAGACGAAAACGACCCAAAACCAAAAGTTGGCCTGATGGTCATGCCGGGTTTCCTGATCGGAGGGACGATAATTCAGAGTCGAGTTTATCTCTCAGGCGTCAAGGTTGCTGAATAA
- the LOC120069996 gene encoding protein GRAVITROPIC IN THE LIGHT 1 isoform X2, whose amino-acid sequence MLLTEAKDNQLRESNSQKVHPQPMEEAMNQKPEAMEALISKLFVNISSLKSAYIQLQGAHTPYDPEKIQAADKLVISELKKLSELKHFYRENNPKPVCVSPQDSRLAAEIQEQQSLLKTYEVMVKKFQSEIQNKDSEILQLQQQIEEANQKKVKLEKNLKLRGLSMKESEGSADENGNFPVDLTPDLFMSAVEGAFKAIHDFSKPLINMMKAAGWDLDAAANSVESNVVYAKRAHKKYAFESHICQRMFCGFQHETFSIKADDLALTKEDFFRQFLSLKDMDPLDMLGQNPDSIFGKFCRSKYLLVVHPKMETSFFGNLDQRNHVAGGGHPRTPFYQVFLKLAKAIWLLHRLAYSFDPSVKVFQVKRGNEFSELYMDSVVKNLIIDENDPKPKVGLMVMPGFLIGGTIIQSRVYLSGVKVAE is encoded by the coding sequence ATGCTATTGACTGAAGCAAAAGATAACCAACTCCGTGAGAGCAATAGCCAGAAGGTTCACCCACAACCCATGGAAGAGGCCATGAATCAGAAACCCGAAGCTATGGAAGCCCTTATATCAAAGCTTTTTGTTAACATTTCTTCCCTTAAGTCTGCTTATATCCAGCTCCAAGGTGCTCATACACCTTATGATCCTGAAAAGATTCAAGCCGCAGACAAACTTGTAATTTCTGAGCTGAAGAAACTATCTGAGCTCAAGCACTTTTATCGAGAAAACAATCCCAAACCAGTATGTGTTTCACCACAGGACTCACGCTTAGCTGCGGAGATCCAAGAACAACAAAGCCTTCTAAAAACCTATGAGGTTATGGTCAAGAAATTTCAGTCTGAAATTCAGAACAAAGATTCCGAGATTCTTCAGTTGCAGCAGCAGATTGAGGAAGCAAACCAGAAGAAGGTAAAACTGGAAAAGAACCTCAAGCTTCGAGGGCTATCAATGAAAGAATCAGAAGGTTCTGcagatgaaaatggaaatttccCTGTGGACTTGACCCCTGATCTGTTTATGTCAGCCGTGGAAGGCGCCTTTAAGGCAATTCACGATTTTTCCAAGCCTTTGATTAACATGATGAAAGCAGCTGGCTGGGACCTTGATGCTGCTGCTAACTCAGTTGAATCAAACGTCGTCTATGCAAAAAGAGCTCACAAGAAATATGCATTCGAGTCCCACATATGCCAGAGAATGTTTTGCGGCTTTCAGCATGAAACTTTCTCAATCAAAGCAGACGATCTTGCACTTACAAAAGAGGATTTCTTCCGGCAATTCCTTTCGTTGAAGGACATGGATCCATTAGACATGCTAGGCCAAAATCCAGATTCCATTTTTGGTAAATTTTGCAGGAGCAAATACCTACTAGTGGTTCACCCAAAGATGGAGACCTCATTCTTTGGAAATTTAGATCAGAGAAATCATGTGGCAGGAGGTGGACATCCAAGAACCCCTTTCTACCAGGTTTTTCTTAAATTGGCAAAGGCAATCTGGCTCCTACACAGGTTGGCTTATTCTTTTGATCCCAGTGTAAAGGTATTCCAGGTTAAAAGAGGAAACGAATTCTCCGAGCTATATATGGATAGCGTGGTAAAAAATTTGATCATAGACGAAAACGACCCAAAACCAAAAGTTGGCCTGATGGTCATGCCGGGTTTCCTGATCGGAGGGACGATAATTCAGAGTCGAGTTTATCTCTCAGGCGTCAAGGTTGCTGAATAA